One Hypomesus transpacificus isolate Combined female chromosome 21, fHypTra1, whole genome shotgun sequence genomic window, TACCACCATTTTGGCAAGGGTACATTGAACACTCGTCTCCCGTGTGGTCGCAGTTCATCCCTGTGAATCCTTCCGGACACTGACACAGGTAGGAGTTGACAAGATCAACACAGCGGGCACCTATGTTCAGAGAACAGGATTGGTGTTAATATTTAGTCTTGAGTTTGCAGACAAACTGTTTTCCAAAGGACTGCAATTCATGTTCAATTCATTCAAGTGATATGTTTTCCAGATCAACAAATGACCATGTTTTGGTCATCTTAACCATTTTCCTCCTTACCATTTGAACATGGACCGGAAGTGCAATGGTCAATCTTCTTCTCACAGTTAAAGCCGGCATAGCCTGTGGGACACTGGCAGAAGTAGCCTCCATCAGGGTTGTCAGCACAGCGGCCTCCATTGAAGCAGGGCCCATCCGCACATGTCATGGCACTTAGCTCGCAGTTTTTACCATAGAAACCAGGAGGGCAAGCACATGTGTATttgttctccatgtcctaaGAAAAGCAAGTGGAATGTTTTAGTGGTTGCTATATCACCCCAGTCATATTCATCATTCTAATACCTCCTAAACATAAGGGTCTACATCTTGGAACGCTGATGATGATTGTACTCACAGTGCAGCTTCCTCCGTTGCGGCAGAGCTTCCCGCTACACTCATTAACTTCAATCTCACAGCTGGAGCCCGTGAAGCCTGGCCTACAGGAGCAGGTGTAGCTTCCCTGGCCAGTGTTGCTACAAGTAGCCCCATTCATGCAGGGCTTGTGGTGAGTGCAGTAGTTGAGATCTGGAAAGACACCACAGCACATGTTGATTTGCTATAGAGGGACATATGGCCGAACAACAGCAAAGAAAACATGTCTTCTCTCCCACCCGGACACTCGTTCTGTAAGGTTGTTTGTAATGTATTTTCTTTCAAGAAACTTTGGTTTCACTGTCaagttgttctctctcttttcagagTTACTCACCTTGGTTACAGAaaagccccccccagccctcctgacAGTTACACTGCCACGGCTGCTGGCAGGTCCCATGGAGGCAGCCTGGGTAACGGATGCAGTCATCACAGTAGCGACCTTTGAACCCCACTCTACACCTGTCAACCAATATTAATATATATCAGTTTGTCCTCTTGTGGCAAGTTATGTCATATACCCTACAAAGTCTTTTCTGAATACAATAattgtgtattttttatttgagaCTCAGTTTTAACTGATAAACTTACTTGCACTCCCCTGGCTTCTCACAAAAGCCATGTTCTTCATCACATCCTGGCAGGCAGATAGctagaaaaaaaaatcagataACATATGGACAATGGCAATAAGTGAAAAAAAACGAGCAGTAGTTGTATCACTGATATCATAACTGCTTTACATGTAGATCCTTAAACTCAGTAGCTGTAAATAACACCCAGTCACAGAAATAAAATAGTACATATGAAGGCAAAGAGTATATGCGTGGACCCTTTTTCTTTTGCTGAGGGTCAAAACTCATATTCATTCAGTGCACACAACTCCCCTTAAATGTCTTGGATTGGGGAAGATAAGAGTGGACAGCTGGTGAGTATGGTGCCAGTGCGCGACAGCTGCCCCATTGTCTACTCTCTCCCGGCAGCTGCCCACTTCAAACAATACCCCACCcgcatcagccaatcagcaTCCAACCCACTCCAAGAGTAACGAATCGGACGTAGCATGCAAATGTATGGCACGCGTGAGATTATTCCAAAAACTTTCCTCAGCCTGATTTGAATAAATCaagtggtcgtgtgtgtgtgtgtgggagcgtgTAGAAGCGTGGTGTTTTCGCACAAGTTAAATTTAATGGCAAATATTTTTTGGGAATTAAAAGTATTCATAAGTATTCATATTagcatatttttatatatatatatatatatatatatatatatatatatatatatataataggcCTATACGCCAAACGGAAATATATTATTCCATGCTTGAAAGAGCATTCGCCCTACTGCATTCATCGTACAACAATGCTTTTCCAAAGTCCATTCCAAATATTTAATAGGAAAAACTCACGTTCTGTGCAATATTGTCCTTTCCACCCTGCATCGCACACAATCTCGCCGCGCTCTCCACATGTGAAGTGGCCAAAAGCATCATCTCTGGGACGACAGAACACTGAGCACCCATCGCCATAGTAGTGCTCATCACACACAAAACGGTATGAGTACTTCAGTTCGGTTCTTCCACCGGTGTGCAGGTCCTGAGACCATTCCTCTCCCACCGTTAGATGCCTCTGAGTGGCCATTGTGCTGATAACATGGTCTGGATTAtctgaaaatgtaaatgtgagggATCATTAACTCATGTCAGCGAGGCAAAACAACAACCTGGACCAGAATAACCAAACCTCTCTAGGATTGCCTTTTTTTCATACCTGTAGAAAGATCTTCTTTGGAGTCTGTATGCAATGCCTCAATGATCAGCGAGAATGTCCCCTGAAAAGATACAAATGGCTACATAAAACAGGTGGCCAGCGGAGATGGAGATAGCATCTAGCAGATTGTACTACTAGCTAATGCGTAACAAGAGATTTCAAACAATTCAACACAGACGTCATATGCGTTTGTGTTCGGTGTTGAAGCCTTCACACTTTTAGACGCGGAAAAATCATCTTAAATTAACATGTGGTTTACATTAAAAACTTTTGGGGGAAATGTTTTTGACTTACCGGCCATGTGAAACCAAAGTTTATTCTAATTGGGTTCGTGAATGAACTCTCTGGGATGATTTCGGGAACTTGAAAAGAGTTAGACCCAAGCACTGGTGTAACAGCGCCTCCGAAGGTGCAAGGTGGCTCCGGTGATGCATTTGGTTGATAGTGTTTCAAACAGATTCtgaaaaatgttttacattcacATTGCTGCTGAAACGAAGACGCAAGCCCGCCCTTGCAACAGTTTTTGTTCCCCTGGACTCCCTTCTTGTTCAAAAACTCTTGCAATTTAAGTTCGAAAACTCCCGAACAAAAACCCTGTTAAAAAAAAGGTTAAAGATGTTTATTATTCATGCAAAAGATGATTGTCGCCGAGGCTACTTAAGACTTTAGACTGCTTTTATTTTAAGTCAATTAGCTAGGCTATATAGTCTAGCTAATACAATGAGACGAAACTACCATCTCCAGGTGCTACATAGAACAACACAGGGCTACATAAGGCTACACTAAACAAAACTATACAGGATTACGTAAAGTGCACAGCAGTAGGCTAAATGATAGTGCAGCACCCCAGTAAAGGGTTCTAAAACTTGGTGATGCATAACATGTATGATTACATAGGctatatctgtatgtgtgtgtgtcttacctggCATAATAAGATGGAAAGAACGGCAATTGTCAAAAGGATGGTGCGCCccatattaaataaataaatatacgtTAAAAGGCTTGGGGCAGCTTTGCTCAACTTATCCTCCGGATACTTCCTTTCAAATGTGTCCACAACTCTGGGAATGATTCATTGAGCAAGCTTTTAAGTCTTAGCATCAGTTGCTTGTATCATTCACGTCGTTTTCGTTCATGTCCATGAAACAAAGATAAATCCCAACGgtcaaaaaatgaataaatattggACCTGGGCTTAACTACTCTAAAATTCCATTACAATAATCCCAATTGAAAAAGTGTagaaataaatatacattttttgtcTCCTCGTAGAAACAGAGAGGGCGACAAAATTAGGAAGTTgattttttgtttgtcttggtctATCCCAAGAAAATATTTGTCAGTCATCCAACATAGGCCCACTTCCCCGATTCCTTCCAACGTCTTCACTCAACATTATCTGTGCGTTTGTCTTAAGTGTAGGCCGTCTGCAGCCAGTTTTATATGGGCCGGCGCATGCTATGGTAATAACATGCAAATTCTCTACCCCCAATGCGTCTCGAGGAATCACAATGGAATACCACCCCATACTCGTGTCGTCATGTGAGGATCGAA contains:
- the dla gene encoding delta-like protein A yields the protein MGRTILLTIAVLSILLCQGFCSGVFELKLQEFLNKKGVQGNKNCCKGGLASSFQQQCECKTFFRICLKHYQPNASPEPPCTFGGAVTPVLGSNSFQVPEIIPESSFTNPIRINFGFTWPGTFSLIIEALHTDSKEDLSTDNPDHVISTMATQRHLTVGEEWSQDLHTGGRTELKYSYRFVCDEHYYGDGCSVFCRPRDDAFGHFTCGERGEIVCDAGWKGQYCTEPICLPGCDEEHGFCEKPGECKCRVGFKGRYCDDCIRYPGCLHGTCQQPWQCNCQEGWGGLFCNQDLNYCTHHKPCMNGATCSNTGQGSYTCSCRPGFTGSSCEIEVNECSGKLCRNGGSCTDMENKYTCACPPGFYGKNCELSAMTCADGPCFNGGRCADNPDGGYFCQCPTGYAGFNCEKKIDHCTSGPCSNGARCVDLVNSYLCQCPEGFTGMNCDHTGDECSMYPCQNGGTCQEGPNGYICTCPPGYTGHNCSSPISRCEHKPCHNGATCHERNNRYVCACVPGYGGRNCQFLLPEHAALRGSEIPWMAIGSGVALVLLLLAGCAVLVGCIRSKVQRRSQGDVGEGETINNLTNNCHRSDKDPAVSIVATSGIKNINKKMDFCSDPDEGASPGRSSYKSQHPPADYNLVHEVNYEQAAKELTLEAACEEKCQMLDSCGFEEKRTKRLKSDAAEKKVPEMSACADTKYKSVFVMSEEKDECIIATEV